One part of the Bradyrhizobium sp. CB1650 genome encodes these proteins:
- a CDS encoding helix-turn-helix domain-containing protein, which yields MNENASNIQREGLSISEACAVAGIGRTKIYQAITDGNLKARKWGKRTLVLRDDLREFLASLPGAA from the coding sequence ATGAACGAAAATGCTTCGAACATCCAACGCGAGGGGCTCTCGATTTCGGAAGCTTGCGCGGTAGCCGGCATCGGCCGAACCAAAATCTATCAAGCCATCACCGACGGCAATCTCAAAGCACGCAAATGGGGGAAGCGCACCCTCGTCCTGCGGGACGACTTGCGTGAATTCCTTGCGTCGCTTCCCGGTGCGGCGTGA
- a CDS encoding isoprenylcysteine carboxylmethyltransferase family protein, with translation MTDVKLGQMNPATAGNGIASCGVNPWLDWIARAAIFIIYGGSALVGAAGIPHLLPLDSVAKLLLAAASVANILFLGLVAVTAMVRLVPIMKSKGIETRISALLGTFLSIALAFLPKAELGPIWSTLSTALIMVATSLSIVVLRWLGKSFSILPEARLLVTEGPYRIVRHPLYLCEVVALIGVTLQVLSPLAVLIAAAVVTIQCRRMINEERILRLAFPEYDAYAARTSFLIPVRLIRTGLVRLAHQAGRKRLTKAVDPQA, from the coding sequence GTGACTGACGTGAAGCTCGGCCAGATGAACCCCGCAACAGCCGGGAATGGGATCGCCAGTTGCGGCGTCAATCCCTGGCTGGACTGGATCGCGAGAGCGGCAATATTCATCATCTACGGCGGGTCCGCCCTTGTCGGTGCCGCTGGCATTCCACACCTGCTTCCGTTGGACAGCGTCGCCAAGCTGCTCTTGGCCGCGGCCAGCGTTGCAAACATCCTTTTCCTCGGCCTGGTTGCTGTGACGGCGATGGTCCGGCTGGTCCCGATCATGAAGTCGAAGGGCATTGAGACGCGCATCTCAGCCTTGCTGGGTACTTTTCTGAGTATCGCACTCGCTTTTCTTCCAAAGGCGGAGCTCGGCCCAATCTGGTCGACCCTGTCCACGGCATTGATCATGGTGGCGACCTCGCTGTCGATTGTGGTGCTCCGCTGGTTGGGCAAGTCCTTCAGCATTCTGCCGGAGGCAAGGCTGCTGGTGACGGAGGGGCCTTACCGAATCGTCCGGCATCCCCTCTACCTCTGTGAGGTAGTTGCTCTGATCGGCGTGACACTCCAAGTGCTTTCACCGCTTGCGGTGCTCATCGCGGCTGCAGTTGTGACGATTCAATGCCGGCGAATGATCAACGAAGAGCGGATACTTCGGTTGGCTTTTCCTGAATATGACGCCTACGCCGCGAGAACGTCTTTTCTGATCCCGGTCAGACTGATCCGCACAGGGCTTGTGCGATTGGCTCATCAGGCCGGGCGGAAGCGGTTGACCAAGGCCGTCGATCCGCAAGCCTGA
- a CDS encoding site-specific integrase — protein sequence MASKLTVRKVETAKPGKYSDGGNLYLIVSETGARKWVLRFTWRGRAKEMGLGSATSVPLADAREKAASARRKIAQGLNPIDERKRDGGIPTFGEMADDVRETLSAGFRNDKHKAQWKSTLETYAAPLRAKPVDTIATDDVLAVLKPIWTTKAETASRVRGRIEKVLDAAKAKGFWDGENPARWRGHLDHLLPRPSKLARGHHAAMPYEDVAAFIAKLREREASSALALELCILTAARSGEILGMRWPEIDLEKKIWTVPADRMKAGREHRVPLSSRAVIILRQLEKLKAGHFVFAGQARNKPLSNMAMEMVLRRMKIADATVHGFRSSFRDWAGNVSNFPREITETALAHVIGDKAEQAYRRSDALEKRRKLMDAWASYCEPKKAGNVVEIGSRTRA from the coding sequence GTGGCAAGCAAACTCACTGTGCGAAAGGTGGAAACTGCCAAGCCGGGCAAATACAGCGACGGCGGCAATCTCTATTTGATTGTTTCGGAAACCGGTGCCCGCAAATGGGTTTTGCGCTTCACCTGGCGCGGTCGAGCGAAAGAGATGGGGTTGGGCAGCGCCACTAGCGTTCCCCTAGCCGACGCCCGCGAGAAGGCCGCCAGCGCGCGCCGGAAGATTGCCCAAGGGCTCAACCCCATTGACGAGCGCAAGCGCGATGGCGGCATTCCCACGTTTGGCGAGATGGCAGACGACGTACGGGAAACGCTTTCTGCCGGTTTTCGAAATGACAAGCACAAGGCGCAATGGAAATCGACGCTGGAGACCTACGCCGCTCCTTTGCGCGCCAAGCCAGTGGACACCATCGCCACCGATGACGTGCTGGCGGTCCTAAAGCCGATCTGGACGACGAAAGCCGAAACCGCCTCACGGGTGCGCGGGCGGATTGAAAAGGTTTTGGACGCGGCCAAGGCCAAAGGCTTCTGGGACGGCGAAAACCCCGCCCGGTGGCGTGGGCATCTGGACCACCTCTTGCCGCGACCGTCAAAGCTGGCGCGGGGCCATCATGCAGCGATGCCTTACGAGGATGTCGCTGCATTCATTGCCAAGCTGCGGGAGCGGGAAGCCAGTTCAGCGCTGGCGCTTGAACTTTGTATCCTGACCGCCGCCCGTTCCGGTGAAATCTTGGGAATGCGGTGGCCTGAAATCGACCTCGAAAAGAAAATCTGGACGGTGCCGGCCGACCGTATGAAGGCCGGCCGGGAGCATCGCGTGCCCTTGTCCTCGCGAGCGGTCATCATCCTTCGCCAGCTCGAAAAGCTCAAGGCGGGCCATTTTGTGTTCGCCGGTCAGGCCCGCAACAAGCCGCTTTCGAATATGGCGATGGAAATGGTGCTGCGGCGCATGAAAATCGCGGATGCCACTGTGCACGGTTTCCGCTCAAGTTTTCGGGATTGGGCGGGCAACGTCTCCAACTTCCCGCGCGAAATCACCGAGACGGCGCTGGCACATGTCATCGGCGACAAAGCCGAACAAGCCTACCGCCGCAGTGACGCGCTGGAGAAGCGCCGCAAGTTGATGGACGCATGGGCTAGCTATTGTGAGCCCAAAAAGGCGGGGAACGTCGTTGAGATTGGAAGCCGTACACGCGCGTAA
- a CDS encoding NADP-dependent oxidoreductase, whose translation MKAIVVTDQAAGTAGMTLVERPEPQAAINDVVVQVHASGFVPTELAWPSTWTDRLDRDRTPSIPGHELAGVVIALGYGTTGLSVGQRVFGLADWYRDGTLAEYVAIEARNLAPLPGDVDFTVGASLPISGLTAWQGLFQHGRLQAGQSVLAHGAAGAVGSMVTQLAREAGAYVIGTGRAADRQKALDFGAKEFIDLENDALEDVGRVDLVFDVIGGDIQKRSAGLIRAGGTLVTIVGPAEARPAEGLAVDFVVESDRAQLTEIVQRVRDGRLRTNIGNVSALDDAVATFNATERRAGKTIIRVRP comes from the coding sequence ATGAAGGCGATCGTTGTGACGGACCAGGCGGCGGGCACAGCCGGGATGACGCTGGTGGAGCGGCCTGAGCCGCAGGCAGCGATAAACGACGTCGTCGTTCAGGTTCATGCGTCGGGATTCGTCCCGACTGAGCTGGCGTGGCCTTCGACCTGGACGGATCGCCTCGACCGTGATCGAACACCGTCGATCCCTGGGCACGAGCTGGCCGGAGTGGTCATCGCTCTCGGCTACGGCACGACGGGGCTGTCGGTGGGACAGCGAGTGTTCGGCCTCGCCGACTGGTATCGCGACGGCACCCTGGCGGAGTATGTAGCCATAGAGGCACGCAACCTCGCGCCGCTCCCGGGCGACGTCGACTTCACGGTAGGCGCGAGTCTGCCAATCTCGGGCCTCACCGCGTGGCAGGGACTATTCCAGCACGGCCGCCTTCAGGCGGGGCAGAGCGTCCTCGCGCACGGCGCGGCCGGCGCAGTCGGTTCGATGGTGACGCAGCTCGCACGAGAGGCCGGCGCCTATGTCATCGGCACCGGACGCGCCGCCGACCGTCAGAAGGCGCTCGACTTCGGCGCGAAGGAGTTCATCGACCTCGAGAACGACGCCCTCGAAGACGTCGGCCGAGTCGATCTGGTGTTTGATGTCATCGGCGGAGACATCCAGAAGCGGTCCGCAGGCCTGATTCGAGCCGGAGGAACGCTGGTGACCATCGTCGGACCGGCCGAGGCGCGGCCCGCCGAGGGCCTGGCGGTAGACTTCGTTGTCGAGTCCGATCGTGCCCAACTGACTGAGATCGTCCAGCGGGTGCGGGACGGACGACTGCGGACGAACATTGGCAACGTCTCGGCACTCGACGATGCCGTCGCCACCTTCAACGCGACCGAGCGACGCGCGGGGAAGACGATCATCCGCGTTCGTCCCTGA
- a CDS encoding DUF2569 domain-containing protein yields the protein MREPAVDAEDAAHFKDVKPELTGLGGWLALVGFGQVTGNLRFLVSIGEYYSKMDGQLFTKFPTTMWGEAAMNGALVWLFAYTSLLYFRRSRNFPRYFIFQFVAAICAPIGALLWAAFTIALATGRPFADFLSFDSKDGGQLVAAMIGAAIWIPYIRKSRRVANTFTQ from the coding sequence GTGCGCGAGCCGGCTGTCGACGCGGAGGACGCCGCTCATTTCAAAGACGTAAAGCCGGAGCTCACGGGCCTCGGCGGGTGGCTCGCGCTCGTCGGGTTCGGGCAGGTTACCGGAAACCTGCGCTTTCTAGTCTCCATCGGCGAATACTATAGCAAAATGGACGGCCAGCTTTTTACGAAATTCCCCACCACCATGTGGGGGGAAGCCGCGATGAACGGGGCGCTTGTCTGGCTCTTTGCGTACACGAGCCTGCTGTATTTTCGGCGGTCCCGCAATTTCCCGCGCTACTTTATTTTTCAGTTTGTCGCTGCGATTTGTGCGCCGATCGGCGCATTGCTGTGGGCGGCATTCACGATTGCACTCGCCACCGGTAGGCCATTCGCCGATTTCCTGAGCTTCGATTCGAAAGACGGTGGCCAATTAGTTGCCGCCATGATCGGTGCGGCAATTTGGATACCGTACATCCGGAAATCCCGGCGTGTGGCGAACACGTTTACCCAATGA
- a CDS encoding ATP-dependent Clp protease proteolytic subunit, with the protein MKLGILSVGRIASAIVISCAIPSAASAATFKSVATKDGKTIILLNGEIVEGDSEALKAAIKTANDVGKLVSGIRLNSPGGNLLEGLKLADAVRFAKVATNVAGSATCASACFLVYAAGATKFANYTARVGIHGASDKQGEETVASGAATVSMARAAKDLGVPPAIIGRMVVTPPNEMVWLSPQDLQSMGTTMIGKPSQTPVSPTATAATDPSIVPQQTQPAEPMQLQPQTKSTAKLSWSEFLDKVIKQSADQNNGKPYYTRGCQPEFKTCYDAVTVVGSDGKLSMVKVTKNMNDKIIRREVCSFNGSVDIRTCYDWDDGTAHRDMKDSGGNWYKIADE; encoded by the coding sequence ATGAAACTTGGAATTCTGAGCGTTGGTCGAATCGCTTCAGCCATCGTCATCTCTTGTGCGATTCCGTCGGCTGCTTCGGCCGCGACCTTCAAGAGCGTCGCGACGAAGGATGGCAAGACAATTATTCTTTTGAACGGTGAAATCGTCGAAGGTGATTCCGAGGCGCTCAAAGCAGCGATCAAAACCGCGAACGATGTTGGAAAGCTGGTGTCCGGAATTCGTTTGAATTCCCCAGGCGGAAATCTCCTTGAGGGGCTTAAGCTCGCAGACGCGGTGCGATTTGCAAAGGTAGCGACGAACGTTGCTGGGAGTGCAACTTGCGCTTCGGCATGTTTCCTTGTCTACGCGGCCGGCGCTACGAAGTTTGCCAATTACACTGCTCGAGTTGGTATCCACGGTGCGTCCGATAAACAGGGCGAAGAAACGGTCGCATCGGGCGCAGCTACGGTGTCTATGGCGCGGGCTGCGAAAGACCTCGGCGTACCTCCAGCGATTATTGGCCGTATGGTGGTAACGCCACCGAATGAGATGGTCTGGCTTTCTCCTCAAGATTTGCAGTCGATGGGAACGACTATGATCGGGAAACCATCTCAGACGCCTGTTTCGCCAACAGCCACGGCTGCAACTGATCCTTCGATTGTGCCGCAGCAGACGCAACCGGCAGAACCAATGCAGTTGCAGCCGCAGACTAAAAGTACAGCGAAGCTTTCATGGTCCGAGTTCTTAGATAAGGTCATCAAGCAGTCAGCCGATCAAAACAATGGCAAACCATATTATACCCGCGGCTGCCAGCCAGAATTTAAGACCTGCTATGATGCGGTGACGGTCGTCGGGAGCGACGGCAAGCTGAGTATGGTGAAAGTTACCAAGAATATGAACGACAAGATTATCCGCCGGGAAGTCTGCTCGTTTAATGGTTCCGTCGATATTCGGACTTGTTACGATTGGGACGACGGGACCGCGCATCGCGATATGAAAGATTCTGGCGGAAACTGGTACAAAATTGCGGACGAATAG
- a CDS encoding caspase family protein, which translates to MAAHGLVKLRRISFFLAMLLLCQPAWAANRVALVIGNSAYKNAAPLSNPINDAAIVEATLKNAGFDVVQTRLDVQAAEMRRALRDFADQARDADVAVVYYAGHGIEIEGTNYLIPIDATLERDTDIYDEAFSLDRVLLAVEPARQLRLVILDACRNNPFSEKMKRTVGSRAISRGLARIEPATSNTLVAFAAKAGSTASDGNSKNSPYAAALVKYIGTPGLDLRRVFGFVRDDVMKATGNRQEPYVYGTLGGDDVPLVPAKEPAREAAKETAKEAASAATPRSEMRHDYELALQVGNKDALNFFIAQYPDSYYANLAKLQLAKIDAEEKRAAADEKARRAEQEQARLVNQGAQQTQLVKAASELKAAQEARAAAEAAKEVAQQQAAQAEQRRVAAEIAAAVAKNTAPVAPSAPNQPREPNTNADAKVAALPSPQAPAPPTAPPDLAKSLQTELRRVGCFTGSANGEWDAASRRSLELFNQNAGTKFDAKSASADALDAIKLKTARVCPLICGSGLKRDGDRCVKITCAAGYFVNDNEECEKRKARQAPSARLERRSREREEAPARPAKPKAEASTDNKGGGGMPFMPFFLP; encoded by the coding sequence ATGGCTGCACACGGCCTTGTGAAACTGCGCCGAATTTCCTTTTTCCTCGCCATGCTCCTGCTCTGTCAGCCGGCATGGGCTGCAAATCGTGTCGCGCTCGTCATTGGCAATTCCGCCTATAAGAACGCGGCGCCCCTTTCGAACCCGATCAACGACGCCGCAATTGTCGAGGCGACACTGAAGAACGCGGGTTTTGACGTGGTGCAAACCCGTTTGGACGTTCAGGCGGCCGAGATGCGACGTGCGCTGCGCGATTTTGCAGACCAGGCGCGCGACGCGGATGTGGCCGTCGTCTATTACGCTGGTCATGGCATCGAGATCGAAGGTACGAATTACCTGATCCCGATCGATGCCACGCTAGAGCGCGATACGGATATCTACGACGAGGCGTTTTCGCTCGATCGGGTCCTGCTGGCCGTTGAACCGGCAAGGCAACTGCGACTCGTGATCCTCGACGCTTGCCGCAACAATCCCTTCTCCGAGAAGATGAAGCGAACGGTTGGTTCACGGGCAATCAGCCGGGGCCTTGCCCGCATTGAGCCGGCGACATCGAATACGCTGGTGGCCTTCGCCGCCAAGGCCGGCTCGACGGCGTCGGACGGCAACAGCAAGAACAGTCCTTACGCCGCCGCACTGGTCAAATATATCGGGACTCCCGGCCTGGATTTGCGCAGGGTGTTCGGTTTCGTCCGCGACGACGTCATGAAAGCAACCGGCAATCGGCAGGAGCCCTACGTCTACGGCACGCTTGGCGGTGACGATGTGCCGCTGGTGCCGGCCAAGGAACCAGCCAGGGAAGCTGCCAAGGAAACTGCCAAGGAAGCCGCCTCAGCGGCAACGCCGCGTTCGGAAATGCGGCACGACTACGAGCTCGCGCTGCAGGTCGGCAACAAGGATGCATTGAACTTCTTCATCGCCCAGTATCCGGACAGCTATTACGCAAATCTGGCAAAGCTTCAGCTCGCCAAAATTGACGCGGAGGAGAAGCGTGCTGCGGCAGACGAAAAAGCGCGTCGGGCCGAGCAAGAACAGGCGCGCCTCGTCAACCAGGGCGCTCAACAGACGCAGCTCGTCAAGGCGGCATCGGAGCTGAAAGCAGCACAGGAAGCTCGGGCCGCCGCCGAGGCAGCCAAGGAAGTCGCGCAACAACAGGCGGCTCAGGCCGAACAGAGGCGTGTCGCGGCCGAGATTGCCGCCGCTGTCGCAAAGAACACCGCTCCGGTCGCTCCTTCCGCGCCAAACCAGCCGCGAGAGCCGAACACAAATGCGGATGCCAAGGTGGCTGCGCTGCCCAGTCCGCAAGCGCCCGCGCCGCCAACAGCGCCGCCCGATCTCGCAAAATCGCTACAGACCGAGTTGCGCCGGGTTGGCTGCTTCACAGGATCGGCCAACGGGGAATGGGATGCGGCGTCGCGGCGCTCGCTTGAGCTGTTCAACCAGAACGCCGGCACCAAGTTCGATGCCAAGTCCGCGAGCGCCGATGCACTTGACGCGATCAAGCTCAAAACCGCGCGAGTTTGTCCGTTGATTTGCGGATCCGGCCTCAAACGCGACGGCGATCGCTGCGTCAAGATCACGTGTGCCGCCGGCTACTTCGTCAATGACAACGAGGAATGCGAGAAGCGCAAGGCACGTCAGGCCCCGTCCGCCAGGCTCGAGCGCAGGAGCAGGGAGAGGGAGGAGGCTCCGGCACGACCCGCAAAGCCCAAGGCCGAGGCCAGCACGGACAACAAGGGGGGCGGCGGAATGCCATTCATGCCGTTCTTCCTGCCCTGA
- a CDS encoding LysR family transcriptional regulator: protein MARFDTNRSAEMEVFVRVVDLGGFTQAGRKLRLTPSGVSKLISRLEARLGTRLITRTTRKLTLTEEGQAFYQRAVNILAEMEEAEREAASGAAPRGRLTVNSNIPFGMLHVMPLIPRFLEEHPDVTLDLVLTDTLIDLMQERADVAIRVGPLRASRLVARKLGTSRMVVVGTPNYLARLGTPKAPADLAEHRGIGWTFPRSIRGWPFKRGDHTEEAVPPPAARASDGEAARRLALGGVGLARLALFHIGPDIESGRLVPVLQSYNPGDREDIHAVYVGHTAPLPARVRAFIDFLAEHVRVADPALKRAGDGRWKLVG from the coding sequence ATGGCCCGTTTCGACACCAACCGCTCCGCCGAGATGGAGGTCTTTGTCCGCGTCGTCGATCTCGGCGGCTTCACCCAGGCCGGGCGAAAGCTTCGCCTGACGCCATCGGGCGTCAGCAAGCTGATCTCGCGGCTGGAGGCGCGCCTCGGCACGCGGCTGATCACCCGCACCACGCGCAAACTCACCCTCACCGAAGAAGGCCAGGCCTTCTATCAGCGCGCCGTCAACATTCTCGCCGAGATGGAGGAGGCCGAGCGCGAGGCGGCCTCGGGCGCCGCGCCGCGCGGCCGGCTCACGGTCAACAGCAACATCCCCTTCGGCATGCTACACGTGATGCCGCTGATCCCGCGTTTTCTCGAAGAGCATCCCGACGTCACGCTCGACCTCGTGCTGACCGATACGTTGATCGACCTGATGCAGGAGCGCGCCGACGTCGCCATCCGCGTCGGACCGTTACGGGCCTCGCGCCTGGTCGCGCGCAAGCTCGGCACCAGCCGCATGGTCGTCGTTGGCACGCCGAACTATCTCGCGCGCCTCGGTACGCCGAAGGCGCCGGCGGATCTCGCCGAGCATCGCGGCATCGGCTGGACCTTTCCGCGCTCGATCCGCGGCTGGCCGTTCAAGCGCGGCGACCACACCGAGGAAGCCGTGCCACCGCCGGCCGCGCGCGCCAGCGACGGCGAAGCCGCCCGCCGCCTCGCCCTCGGCGGCGTCGGCCTTGCCCGTCTCGCCCTCTTCCACATCGGCCCCGACATCGAATCCGGCCGCCTCGTGCCGGTACTGCAGAGCTACAATCCCGGCGACCGCGAAGACATCCACGCGGTCTATGTCGGCCACACCGCACCGCTCCCCGCACGCGTGCGCGCGTTCATCGACTTCTTGGCCGAGCATGTGCGGGTGGCGGATCCGGCGCTGAAGCGCGCGGGGGATGGAAGGTGGAAACTGGTCGGGTGA
- a CDS encoding trehalose-6-phosphate synthase: protein MNLVVVSNRVARGKPNEPMTGGLAAALLPVVEYSGAIWVGSSGRVRDGHQKEPFAEIEALGTGALATLDLPAAHYGGYYEGFANSALWPALHSRSDLIRVSQGDYLSYREVNAFMARALLRFRKQRTAFWVQDYHFLALGAELRDLGVDDPIGFFLHTPWPVAAVIQGVPNHRELITAMLAYDLLGFQTEVDRQNFLGYVGGELGLSVEDGIVLSQHGRTRCEVFPIGIDAEKFAQYAAKSVSHPDVSRLRRSLNGERLAIGVDRLDYSKGLVNRISAFDRLWSEQPQFLRGISLLQIANPSRGGIEAYGNLQNEVARLVTDVNGRHGEVDWTPIRYLNKGFSQAVLAGLYRTAQVGVVTPLHDGMNLVAKEYVAAQNPADPGVLVLSKFAGAANELDTALLVNPHDIDGMARAIAIAAAMPLTERKMRWEAMMKKLRGHTIQQWSADFVAELEKSRTQKAAVAPLAAQPPQALRWLKSAISGVRLI from the coding sequence TAGTCGTCGTTTCGAACCGCGTCGCCCGCGGTAAGCCAAATGAACCCATGACGGGCGGCCTTGCGGCTGCCCTGCTCCCGGTGGTGGAATACTCAGGTGCGATCTGGGTGGGCTCCTCGGGTCGCGTGCGCGATGGCCACCAGAAGGAGCCTTTCGCCGAGATCGAGGCGCTGGGCACCGGAGCCTTGGCGACGCTGGATCTGCCGGCGGCACATTACGGCGGCTATTACGAAGGTTTCGCCAATTCGGCGCTGTGGCCGGCGCTGCATTCGCGCAGCGACCTGATCCGCGTCTCGCAGGGCGACTATCTCAGCTATCGCGAGGTCAACGCCTTCATGGCGCGCGCGCTGCTGCGCTTCCGAAAGCAGCGGACCGCGTTCTGGGTGCAGGACTACCATTTCCTCGCACTCGGCGCGGAACTGCGCGATCTCGGCGTCGACGATCCGATCGGCTTCTTCCTGCACACGCCTTGGCCGGTGGCCGCGGTGATCCAGGGCGTGCCGAATCATCGCGAGCTGATCACGGCGATGCTGGCTTACGATCTCCTGGGCTTCCAGACCGAAGTGGATCGCCAGAATTTCCTCGGTTATGTCGGCGGCGAGCTGGGTCTTTCCGTCGAGGACGGCATCGTCCTGTCGCAGCATGGCCGCACGCGCTGCGAAGTGTTCCCGATCGGCATCGATGCGGAGAAGTTCGCGCAATATGCCGCGAAATCGGTCTCGCATCCTGACGTGTCGCGGCTGCGCCGCAGCCTCAACGGCGAGCGGCTCGCGATCGGCGTCGACCGGCTCGACTACTCCAAGGGCCTCGTCAACCGCATCAGCGCGTTCGACCGGCTCTGGAGCGAGCAGCCGCAATTCTTGCGCGGTATCTCGCTGTTGCAGATCGCCAACCCCTCGCGAGGCGGCATCGAGGCCTATGGCAACCTCCAGAACGAGGTCGCGCGCCTCGTCACCGACGTCAACGGCCGTCACGGCGAGGTCGACTGGACCCCGATCCGTTACCTGAACAAAGGCTTCAGCCAGGCCGTGCTCGCGGGCCTCTATCGCACCGCGCAGGTCGGCGTGGTGACGCCTTTGCATGACGGCATGAATCTGGTTGCCAAGGAGTATGTCGCCGCGCAAAACCCGGCTGATCCCGGCGTGCTGGTGCTGTCGAAATTCGCCGGCGCCGCCAACGAGCTCGACACGGCGCTGCTGGTCAATCCGCACGACATCGACGGCATGGCGCGTGCGATCGCGATCGCGGCCGCGATGCCGCTCACCGAGCGCAAGATGCGGTGGGAAGCGATGATGAAGAAGCTGCGCGGCCACACCATCCAGCAATGGTCCGCCGACTTCGTCGCCGAGCTCGAGAAGAGCCGCACCCAGAAAGCAGCCGTCGCTCCGCTCGCCGCCCAGCCGCCGCAGGCGCTGCGCTGGCTGAAGTCGGCCATATCGGGGGTGAGGTTGATCTAG
- a CDS encoding PLP-dependent aminotransferase family protein: MAALPIQLDRARRTPLAAQIYSAIREGIENGRLASGARLPSWQDLAAQLGVSRGTVRVAYERLIAEQFAIGLGPAGTRVAERQSRSSMPDRSQEAPLLPELFYEFGSAPMVFQMGVPSQDAFPFKLWSRIVTREARRAAAVPVTYPDPRGDPELRKEIAAYLGLARGIRCSPSQVLVTGGFSGALGLAIRGLRLEGMEAWIENPGFPLTRTALDLAGMRVTAVPVDSEGLDVAAGVATAAGAKLAVVTPGQQAPLGMTMSLPRRLALLAWARRNKGWIIEDDYLSELQLKGRATPALASLDHGGRVLHIGSFSKTISPALRLGFMVVPPELGDRFGEYAASLAPAPAAAVQRAVAEFLRNGHYLRHLRRMKRLYAARRETLLRCLGEIAPNSIKVQAPAGLAVLILLPKSVSDVDIASRALQFGLAPAPLSGWCRQPHRQRGLLLCVTNLNERRLPADCRRLLELAR, from the coding sequence ATGGCTGCCCTCCCCATCCAACTCGATCGCGCGAGAAGGACTCCGCTGGCTGCTCAGATTTATTCGGCGATCCGAGAGGGCATCGAGAACGGACGGCTCGCCTCGGGCGCGCGGTTGCCCTCTTGGCAGGATCTGGCCGCTCAACTCGGCGTCTCCCGCGGCACCGTGCGTGTGGCTTACGAGCGTCTCATCGCGGAGCAATTCGCGATTGGTCTCGGGCCGGCAGGAACTCGTGTGGCCGAGCGGCAGTCCCGATCCTCAATGCCAGATCGCTCGCAGGAAGCCCCGCTTCTGCCGGAGCTCTTCTATGAGTTCGGAAGCGCGCCGATGGTCTTTCAAATGGGCGTGCCCTCTCAAGATGCCTTCCCGTTCAAGCTGTGGTCACGCATCGTGACACGAGAAGCTCGCCGGGCTGCGGCGGTGCCGGTAACGTATCCGGATCCGCGTGGCGATCCGGAGCTGCGAAAGGAGATCGCGGCTTATCTGGGGCTGGCCCGCGGCATTCGATGCAGTCCCTCTCAGGTGCTTGTAACGGGCGGATTCTCCGGCGCGCTGGGTCTGGCGATCCGAGGACTTCGGCTTGAAGGGATGGAAGCCTGGATCGAGAACCCAGGCTTTCCGCTCACCCGCACTGCACTCGACCTCGCTGGCATGCGTGTGACAGCCGTCCCGGTCGATTCGGAAGGACTGGATGTTGCCGCTGGTGTCGCGACCGCCGCCGGAGCGAAACTGGCTGTTGTTACACCGGGCCAGCAGGCACCGCTTGGAATGACGATGTCGCTGCCGCGGCGCCTTGCACTGCTCGCCTGGGCTCGGCGGAACAAAGGCTGGATCATCGAGGACGATTACCTGAGCGAGCTACAGCTCAAAGGACGGGCGACTCCAGCCCTTGCATCTCTCGATCACGGCGGACGGGTGCTGCACATCGGTAGTTTCAGCAAAACGATCAGCCCAGCGCTGCGCCTGGGCTTCATGGTCGTGCCGCCTGAACTGGGTGATCGGTTCGGTGAGTACGCTGCTAGCCTCGCGCCGGCACCCGCTGCCGCCGTGCAGCGCGCTGTGGCGGAATTCCTGCGGAACGGTCACTATCTTCGCCACCTACGCCGCATGAAGCGGCTTTACGCCGCTCGACGGGAGACTTTGCTTCGTTGCCTGGGCGAGATCGCGCCAAACTCGATAAAGGTGCAAGCGCCCGCTGGTCTCGCAGTGCTGATCCTGCTTCCCAAGTCTGTATCAGACGTGGACATCGCTTCACGCGCCCTGCAGTTCGGCCTGGCGCCGGCTCCCCTGTCGGGGTGGTGCAGGCAGCCTCACCGGCAGCGGGGACTGCTGCTCTGCGTGACCAACCTCAATGAACGGCGACTGCCGGCGGACTGTCGTCGGCTGTTGGAATTGGCGCGATAG